The following are from one region of the Hypanus sabinus isolate sHypSab1 chromosome 14, sHypSab1.hap1, whole genome shotgun sequence genome:
- the mrps30 gene encoding 39S ribosomal protein S30, mitochondrial, translating into MAAPGRLPRLLAAWAGGRATFSSVATAAEGGSVTARYPPLLPSLTAKSKAAKRRRLEEFHQRVHACQSHADKIRLLTKLQRPKYVILPQTLGLDADRWFQHFTKTAFVQGLPAGLPPGPDPDPGLAEVKSLVCEVLLQENFYLKRRRPALYREREQTVLPLIGNLVPRLVGSLAGRNPLLERSTLDHEPQVSFYWVRGERTVPRGHRKRQVDPIRFQIEDKPYCQVRVHQQLPEFVPLENKITEDVPVIHLEPSRFPLFQRQYDNNIFTGSKMDDPACYGHTQFHFASEKLRREKLLRDNLADQIEVRLRANGIASLFAWTAAQAAYQGFWSEADVTRPFVSQAVITDGVYFSFFCYQLNTLALTVQADQHNLRKNICWGTESMRLYETIDGDDVKGLNNEVLDLLVRFLLHRSESVVTEKMNVKPQTLKLI; encoded by the exons ATGGCGGCGCCCGGCAGGTTGCCGCGGTTGCTGGCGGCGTGGGCCGGGGGTCGGGCTACGTTCAGCTCGGTGGCAACGGCGGCGGAGGGAGGGTCCGTCACCGCCCGCTACCCGCCGCTGCTGCCATCCCTGACCGCCAAGAGCAAGGCGGCTAAGCGGCGGCGGTTGGAGGAGTTCCACCAGCGGGTGCACGCTTGCCAGTCGCACGCCGATAAGATCCGGCTGCTGACCAAGTTGCAGCGGCCTAAGTACGTGATCCTCCCGCAGACGCTTGGTTTGGATGCGGACCGCTGGTTCCAACACTTCACCAAGACCGCCTTCGTGCAGGGGCTGCCCGCCGGCTTACCGCCCGGCCCCGACCCCGACCCCGGCCTAGCCGAGGTGAAGTCGCTGGTGTGCGAGGTACTGCTGCAGGAGAACTTCTACCTGAAAAGGCGGCGCCCCGCTCTGTACCGCGAACGGGAGCAGACTGTGTTGCCTCTCATCGGCAACCTGGTGCCGCGGCTCGTCGGCTCCCTGGCCGGCCGCAACCCACTACTCGAACGCTCCACCCTGG ATCATGAACCACAAGTTAGTTTTTATTGGGTTCGTGGTGAGCGAACAGTTCCCCGAGGACACCGGAAAAGGCAGGTTGACCCTATTCGTTTCCAGATTGAAGACAAGCCTTACTGCCAAGTTCGGGTTCATCAACAGCTCCCTGAG TTTGTGCCGCTAGAAAATAAAATCACTGAAGATGTTCCTGTTATTCATTTGGAACCAAGTCGATTTCCTTTATTTCAGAGGCAGTATGACAACAATATTTTCACAG GTTCAAAGATGGATGATCCTGCCTGTTATGGGCATACCCAGTTTCACTTTGCTTCTGAAAAGTTGAGACGAGAAAAACTTCTAAGAGACAACTTAGCTGATCAAATTGAAGTGCGTTTGCGAGCCAATGGCATTGCAAGTCTGTTTGCTTGGACTGCAGCTCAGGCAGCCTATCAAG gATTCTGGAGTGAGGCAGATGTGACCAGACCATTTGTCTCTCAAGCTGTAATTACAGATGGAGTTTATTTCTCCTTCTTTTGCTATCAGTTGAACACTTTAGCTCTGACTGTTCAAGCAGATCAGCATAATCTCCGAAAGAACATTTGCTGGGGGACGGAGAGTATGCGTCTATATGAGACTATTGACGGAGATGATGTGAAAGGGTTGAATAATGAGGTTCTGGATCTGCTTGTTCGGTTTTTGCTTCATAGGTCTGAATCAGTTGTAACTGAAAAGATGAATGTAAAACCTCAGACtttgaaattaatttaa